The Homo sapiens chromosome 20, GRCh38.p14 Primary Assembly sequence TTGCATGAGAAGTTTGCTTTCAATCAAGTTGCATGTTTTCTGATTAAACCCAATGACCCACTTGCAAATCTATTGCTTCCTATCCTATGACTCTGAGCTCTGCTGACTTAAGAGATTTTGGTACCCAAGGGAAGAATACTTCTTTGGTACTCAAGGAAGAATACCCTGAATCGGAGACTGAGCCTGTCACCTGGACTTTCGGAGCTTTTCTTTTCCCTATGTGTGTATAAAGGGAGTTACAGTCTTGATTAGGGTAATCAACCACCCTGTCAAGGGGAAATATGGTTACTGCTACACAAAGTAGGCAGAAAGGAATGCAAGTAACTCCATGGAATTCCTTGGGGAATCTTCACATGCCAGCAGGACTAACAAGTGCTCAGATTCGCTAGGAATAAAGGTTTAGGTTACCCCATCAAAAAAAGAATCCCAACCAACTAAAGTGCTGGCCAAAGGCAGGGGGCATGACATGGCTCACAGAGAAGGGATGTTATAAATGCCAGCAGCAGCCTTATGACCATTACAGAAATGAAGACATAGCAATGGCCTCTTTTCCTCCttgctgtgtttttcttttcctttcctctagTATCATATAGGGTATGCTGGTGGCAGTTACATTTACCATTTATTCCTTATATTACAGGATATTGAGACAGAATTAGTGGTACCAGTGGAAGAATGAACTTATAGCTGGATTCATGAACAGGATATGCCCCATAGGGTGTCTTTCCTTTGGGGAGATCGGTATATGTTGGTTATATATAAGAGAGTTTCCTTATGTTAGAAACATGCATAAATCGTGTGTATGGGAAAAGGATGGGAGTGTATGGTATGCTATTTTTGCTTATCAATAacttttgcctttcttttggTGACAATAGGTGGTCTTTTATTTGGGTAAGTACCTTTCCTCCAACTGCCGCAAATACTAATACGGTACCTTGCCCTCCATCCCTCCCAAGAGAGAGGCATATGACTCAAGTGAAATCAGACTCTCTCCTGGGATTGGAACTGTGAGCAGGATGATACAGGGAAGGAAGTTGACTGGAGGCAGATCATGTGGGTAGCAGTGTCTTAAACAGAAGGTTCATGAGTCTTGCTACTGAGGTCCCTAGAGCTCCCCTCATTCCTGTATTTCCTGAGGCCTCGTCAGTCAGCTCTTCCTTTGGTCGGGTGAATTTCACAGATACCCTTCTGTAGTGGGCCAGATGGTGGCCCCAAACACCTGTCCATATTTTAATCTCTGGAACCCGTAACTATTACCTTATTTGGGAAAGGGTCTTTTTGCAAATGTGGTTAAGTTAAGGATCCTGAGATGAGGTCATCTTGGATTATCCTGGTGGGCCTAAATGTCATCAAAAGTGTCCTTGTAAGACAGAGGCACTGGAAGACTTGACATACACAGACACTGAAGTGAGATCAGAGGCAGAGACTtgagtgatgcagccacagccAAGGAAAGCCAAGAATGGTGGCAGCCACCACAAActagaagagaaaaggagagggttTCCCCCTGGAGTCTCCAGAGGGAGGgtggccctgctgacatcttgattttggatttctggcctccagaactgtcagagaaTACACTTCTActgttttaagccatcaagtttgtttgaatttgttacagcagctgctGGAAACTAATATATCTtccaataaattcattttttgctTGATGTCAGTTTGTTGCTTATACCCTCAAACTCTAATTGTTAACAGTCATTCAtcactttaattattttataaattaccctttTTGACCAAGTTTGTTCCAACTGAATTCCTGTCACTTGCAACCTGTTCTGGCTGGCACAACCACAAAGTTTGTGCCAAATCCAGGACTGGAGCCTGAGAATGTGGATTCCAAGTCATTCCACATATTGCCCACCCTCTCCAATCACTCAGACAGCATGTCAGGGAGCCATCTCCATACAAGCAGAAACACGTCCTGGGGCCCAGCTCTTTATTTGCATAATGGTTTTCACTGATACATGGGAAGGGGAGCGAGTTGTTGCTTTTCTGCCAGGACCACAAACAGCCTCATGGTAGGCTCAGGCCAGATGATTCCCTCTTGAGCTTTCTCCACATCAGTATTAGGGACCTGTTTGTAGGGTCAGAAAATATGGAAGCCGTCGGGTTTCTTGGTGTGTTCTGCAAGACCATAAGGGTGCTACACGCAGCCCTTCTGATCTGCCCCTAACCTGGGTTCAGCTGGGCCTAGATGTAAGGAGCAGAGTGTGCAGAAGGGCTGGTATGTGTGTGGTGAATTCAAGGGAGGCCCTTTGCTGCTTAGCTCCATCCTCTGTTCCAATCTGGAGACCCAGAATCCATGCGTATGTAGGGGGCCCACTATGTACTAGGCCCTGTGTATGACACACACCTTCACACATGCCATTCTCTCTGCTTGGAGTACTCCCCCCTGGAACCTCATTTGCTTAATTAGCAATTTATCATTTGGATGGCAGGTTAGATTGTCACTTGCTCAGGAAAGCCTTCTCACTTTCTCGGGCCATGGTCCCTGATACATTATACACACCTGTACTTAGTAGAGCTCGCTATATTTATGTGATTATTGCATTAGAGTCTATCTTCCCTACTAGTCGGTAAGCTTCATGAGTATAGGGATATATTTTTCCACCACTGTATCTCTTGAGACTAGTAAGCAGCCCATAAGTCAGAAGCCAGTATATCAGAGTGGCTGGGCATAACACAACGGCATGTGTGTCTGTTTGTGGGTGGCAGCGGGGGAGACACTATGGGGAACCTGAGAGTGCATGCCTCACGCAAAGGCATTCAgattcttaaaatataataaaaacactgTTGGACTAAGCCGAAACATGACTGCAGGCCACACATGAAGCCCCAGTTTAAGACTCTTCCAACGGgtatttgttgagtgagtgagtgaagaaCCTACAAGGAATATATTGTAAAAACTTCAAGAACCAAGCAGGGACAGGGCAGGCGGAGCTGAACGGACCTCCTTTTCAGTCTTGTTCACACCTTTTTGAGGGCCAGGTCTCTCTCTGgctatctttttttccccctctgagcTTGGCACCCAGTGGGCTGTAGGAATTGGTTGATCTATTCAACATTTACCAAATACCTACTCTGCACCAAGCCCAGAGTTCAAGCAGACAATGTCTTCCATCTTGAGGCTCAGGGTGATGGGACAGAGATAGCCACAGTCAGACAACAACAGCACAGTGCTGGGTGCTGTAGCCACAGTATGTGGAAAGGGCTACTGGATCCCCTCCTCTGACTTTCTCAGCAAGTGAAGAGAAGATTCAGCAGGTGGGTATGAGAGATATGCCCCCAGCAAGGGTGAGGGGGCTGGAGCTGGCCAGAAGGGAGAGGACTCTCACACATGGGCCTGGATGGGTACTCTAGGTAGGGCTGGACAATGTAGGGCTGGACGTCTGTGTGATGGGCAGAAAGGAACTGCCAAGGTCAGACTGTTGGGGGAGGGTCTTAGAAGCCAGTATTCATATATGTCAGCCCTCTGAACATTTCAGAGCTGAGCTGGCTTTAAGTTAGAGACCCCTCTGCTCTCCTTGGCTTTCATTGCCCTCTGGGTCACAGATTCTGACCATTTGACAGAGGGGCTGGAATCTGGACTTGGGGGCAGGGATTGGACCACTTTACACAGCAGGTCTTGGCGCAGCTAGGTTGTCTAGATCTCAGGCCAGGGGCCcttcagattttctttctctcacatcAGCCCTGGGAGGAAGGTCGGAAGATTATTGCTTAGCAAATCTTGCATACCAGCTAAAGAGGCAAGTACAATGCTATGGTACTTCCTCCCAGGACtcatcctccttccctccaggACTCATCTTTGATTGCTGACTCCTGTTGGATGCTCCTAGAAAGGAACCACAGCTGAGATCCAGAGCTCCTATATCCAAATCTCCTGTCTGGACCCTTCCCTGGCTCTGAAAGGGATTTCTTATCTTGTGGATCAACTCTGGGGATCCATGAATCACCAAAAAACACACGCAAACTTCATGAGGGCAGAAGAAAGATGGAGTTGATGGAGCATTGCTCCAGGCACACCAACAAGCCCAGATTCCAAACCTGACTCTGCCACTTCTAATTGTGACATCTGGGAGAGGCATCGCTCATCTCttagccttggtttcctcatctgtgaagtggggataaTTCTCTTTCTCCAACACAAGGCCAAACATGACCTGGTTCATGTACAGGAGGTGCTCAGGAATCATTAGTATCCTTTCAACTTCCTCCCTCTGGCTCATGCCtgcttcatgaatggcttggagGCAGGTTTATAAAGCTTTCTGAGTTGCTTGCAGAATCTCACAGAATCTAGGGTAGCACTGTCCTGTCCTGGGCCTTTGGAGGAAGGAATGCAGCTTTTGAATCTCATTTCTCAGGACAGCATGAGTGATCCTGGGAGGCTCACTACCATGAAGAACTTTAGCAGGGGAGGAATCTCTACTGTAGGGGCATGGCAGGGGGTCACGGATCCCTGGTTTTAATACATCTGAGGGTGTGGAGGCTCACTGGGGGCCTGGCTCTCTAGATCTGCAGACTGTCCCTCCTGAGAGGTTTCTCGGGATGTCTCCAGAGATGCCTCCGACACCCCATCAATGCTGCTCAGCAAGTCCTCAAACTCTTGGTGGTTGCTGTTGCGCACGGCTGCCTCCAGAGCCTTCTGGCGCCGGTAGAAGTGGGAGAACTTGttgaagatgatggtgatggggaGTGCTACCACCAGGATGCCCCCTAGGATGCAGCCTGAGGCTGCCAGCTTGCCAGCCACCGTCACTGGCACCACATCCCCATAGCCCACGGTGGTCATGCTCACTGTGCCCCACCACCAGCAGGCTGGGATGGTGTTAAAGCCCACGTCCTCCTCCTTTTCAGCTGTGTAGGCCACACCAGAGAACactgacacacccacagccaggTACAGCAGCAAGATGCCCACCTCACGGTAGCTGTGCTGAAAGAGAATGTAGAAAGCCAAGTCAGAGTGGATGGGCTTACAGTCCTGGTATTAggcatatggggaaactgaggcccagagagtatAAAGGACAGGTCCAAAGTCAGCAAGATAGAGCTGGTGCTAAGGCCCAGGTCCCCTGACTTTAAACTAAGACCTTTCAACTACAGTTGGCAGCAAAACCCCCTGGTATTGCGCACAGGCCTAAGTTCTATTGTCCAAGGTATCTGCTAGGCTACAGCTGTTTTTTCCAACTCCGGGGTTACTGGTGGCACCACAGCCAGGGAATGAAgagcttgtgatttttacactgTTGCAGAACCAAGAGAACCATAGTTTATATTCCACAATGCAAAGAGTTGGTTTCATGTACTTTTGACTGGtctgaaaagtataaaaatattttttgctccTCCAGGAAGCTGAGAGGACATAAGTCCCCTGGACCACCCACAGAATTCACTTTCCTATGGCTGTGTATGTTTGCTTTGTCCCTGAGGCCAAGCTCTagggcagtgattctcaaacagGGTGGTTTTGCCCACCACCTCCCCGCCTCCACCCCGCAAGGGACATTTGGGAacgtctagagacatttttggttgttgcaACTGGGACAGGTGTGCTACTGCCCTCTAGTGGGTAaaggccagggatactgctaaacatcctaaaATGTACAGGGCAGCTCCCACATCAAAGAATTACCTGGTCCCAAATGTCAGTAATGCGAGGCTGAGAACCCCTAGTCTAAAGCAGAGTCTCTCCAACTTTAATGCGTGCAGGAATCATGCAGGGGTCTTGGCAGAACGCAATCGCATAGTCTTGGGTAGAGCCAGAGAATCTACATGTCTAGAAAGCTTCCAAGTGATGAGAAAGCTGCTGGTGGTCAGGGGCctcactttgagtagcaaggctcTCATCTGGAGTATATTACACCTGCATCTTAGACCCTGGCAGCTCTGATTAGTAATACTCTTCTCCCCTACTGAAGACAAAGCTAGTAGTGTCAGGCCCTGGCTCTCTGCATGGAGGGGACAGGGCAGCGTTCTGGGGCACAGGGATCTTCCCTGGGGAGATGCTGAGCTCAGGGGGTCTGCTGAATGTAATTCCTTATACCTGCCCACTGCCCTAGGATTCTGCCTAGGTCATCTGCCAGCACCCAGTATCCTGAGGGCATACAAGAGGCTTTACTAAGCCATGGGTGGAAGGGATCTTTCTTTTAGCATTGTCTGGGGATTATCAGTAGGGTCGCATGGAGCTTTAGGAGAAAGAACATGAGGTGCTGGAGCCAGGCACAGGTGGGTTCTTCTCTGGGTTCTACTGCTTATTGAGGAACCTCCAACAAGCACTGTCACCTctgggagcctcagtttccacctctGCAAAGCAGTGACAATAACCCTTACCTCTGTTTAAACCTCTCACGAGCTCTCCTATACCCTCGGGACCAAGTCCAAAATCATGTGCCAAGACTTCATGACCCTTCGGTGCCCTGCCCCGCTCGACTCTTCAATTTCATCTCTGGGAATCTCCTTCCCTCCATGTCCTCCTCCCAGCATTCATCCTGTTCTCTCTCCAGGCCTCGGCACACGCCGTTCGCCTTGCCTCCCTCTTCAAACCATGCTAATTTCACCCCCCTTGAGTGCAAGCTTGCCAGGGCAGTGATTCACCCACAATGCAGCACCTGGCACAAGGAGGATGCTCAGTAAACTGCAACCAGGCTTTACAGAGCCAACCCTTcaacctcagcttcttcatctacGGGAAGAGAATAAATAATAGCATCTTCCTGAGGAAGTTCTCCTAAGGACTAAATTGATAATGGATGTGAAATTGGCACAGATTTagtgctcagtaagtgttagcTCCTGGGGCTATTCCTAGACTTTACCTATTAAGAGTGACCTATGGTTATCAGAGCCCCCTGATAGTGCCAGAAGAAAGGCTCTAGCAGAAAGCCAGTTAGCATCCTGCTTTGCGCATCTTTGTGATATATATAATTTGATGTTTGATAGATATATCAAAAgtgatctttgtcttttttcttcgttttgaaaaagaaagacaagcaaAGCTATGCCCCAGTTTTCTCCCCAGGAAAAAGAGATAACGGTAAGCCCTTCTTCACAGGGCTGTTGGGATAGTCACACTGCATGTGAAACGTACACCTGGTGTGcagccctgtgcctggcacaaaggaCGGCATCTCAGTTGAACGTTAAGCCTGGACTCGGCAGGCTTGTAAGTTCACCTGCTAACCTGCCGGATGGCTACACCCGCCCACCCCAGCTCCAACCTGGCCTCAGAGGCCGTACCTTGAGCGTGGCTCCCAGCGAGCGCAGCCCGGTGGAATGGCGCGCCAACTTGAGTACGCGGAAGATGCGCATGAGGCGGAACACctgcaccaccttgcccaggtGGCCGAACTCCTTGCCGCCCTGGTCGCCCAGTGCCACACCAGCCAGCAGCGTGAGATAGAAGGGCAGCACAGACACAATGTCGATGAGGTTGAGCGGGTGGCAGAAGAAGTTGCGCGTACTGGGCGCCAGCAGGAGGCGCGACGACACCTCGAAGCTGAACCAGGCGATGCAGAAGTACTCGAGGCGTCGCAGCACCGGGTCGTCGCGCACGCCTTCCGGGCTGCGGCCCGCGGCCACCGCAGCCACGGCGGCCGCCGCCTCGCGGGCCTGGTACTCGGGCAGGCTGTGGATGCACATGGCGGCGATGGAGGCGAGCACCACGCTGATGGAGACGCAGCTGAAGAGCTTGCTCGGCAGCGAGTAGCCCGGGTTCTCCATGGTCAGCCAGAGGCGGCGGCGCAGGCGGCCACAGCGCGCCGCGCCATAGCGCGCCAGTTCTCGCTGCACGTCGGAGATCTCGTCGGGGCACGGGTCCACGCTGCTCGGCGTGTCGCTGTCCTCGTCCCAGGCGTGCGGCTGGGTCAGCCGCCTCTCCAGGTAGCGCGCGCGGCAGCACGCGGCAAGCGCGTTCTCGCCTAGGCCCCAGTAGTCGGCCTCCTGGCCAAAGGCGAAGACGCACAGCTCGTCGAGCACGTGCAGGTGGCCAGTGCGGTAGAAGTGCAGCAGGCTCAGGAAGAAGCCCGGGTGCCGGTCGAAGTAGAATTCGCGCGCCGCCTCGTCGTAGTCGTCGCACAGGCGCCGCGCCTGCTCCTCCGACGCCGCGGCCTGCAGGCGGCCCAGCCGCGTGCCCGGGAAGCGCGCCAGGGCGCGCGCGCTCAGCTGCCGCCGCACGCCACCCACGTTCACGCGCAGCGCCTCGTCGCTTCGCCGCCAGCGGATCCCGGTGTCGGGGCCCGGGAACTCGCTCACAAAGGTTTCAGTGCTCCTCCCTGCGGACACCAGAAGGGCGCGCTGAGGAGTTCCCGGGCTTCCCTTCCTGGAAGACCAGGTTAAAATCCCCTCCTCCATCCAACCAGCCAAGGGGTGTTGGAGGCTGTGTGTGAAGCATCTGGTATGCAGGAGGCGCTCAGTAGATGTCAGGTGCCCTCTGGACTCAGAGTCAGGCCTGGCTTTGACTATCCTTCATCCCCATCATTTGACTTTGGCCAAATCACtgacccaccccacccccatttcatttttctcctttggaaAGTAAATGCTGAGATCTACCTGGAAGGATATGAAAGCGATGGAATCGCAGGATGTCCTGGCACCTAGTGGGTGCTCACATAGGATGTCTCCTTTTCCAGGACAAACTTGGATTTATTTACACCAAAGGTCTACTGTGGGATCTTGGGCCCGCCAGCCCTCTGAACCTGTTtcttctgcaaaatgaggatagtaACACTTACCTCCTAGGGGTGTTGGCAGCACCACTTTAGACCGGAGGTTCTCATAGTGTGTTCCccggaccagcagcatcagcatcacctgggaatttgtcAAAGATGCAAATTCTCAGCCTGCCATCGATTTACTGAATCGGGAACTCTAAGGGTGGGGTCTAGCACTTTGTGTTCTAACAAGATTGGAAAGTGATTCGGCTACATAGTCAAGTTTGAGAGCTCCTGCTTTAGATTATGTAAAGCATCTGTAGAGTCAGCCAGACCTGACCTTGAATCTTGACTCTCTTGTGTCACCTTAGGCAAGTAacatcacctctctgagcctctgtgaaatggaaataaaaatattcacctCAAAGTGtggttatgaagattaaatgacctAGTGTCTTTCTTGGGCTTGGCTCACAGAaggaatttaataaattattcacTGGTGTCACTATCTTCTGGAGTCAGGCAAACCTGGGTTTATCTCCACCCCTGACGCACCTGGGGCCTTGAGGAAGCTATTTGTCCTCCAGGTCTCAATTTCCTGCACAACGTAgataatagcacctacctccAGGGATGACTGGAGGATTAAGGTAGATTATAGAAAGTGCTCAGCCTTAGTGGATACTCAGGAAGGATTTAGGTTCTTCCACTACCCACTGACTCCTGACTCTGCTGGAATTGGGGGCTAGTGACACCTCCTCACCACTGGCAATCTCATTTGCACTGTGGGTTCAGTAATGCCTAGACTAGGGATTAAGTGTGTGTAAAGCACCTGGGCTTGGCATTAAATGGATTTGGGGTTCCACCCTTAGCTCTATCACTTGTGTGACCTCAGGCCAGTCTCCTTCCCACTCTGGGCTTTAGCTCTTTTACCTCTAGAATGGGGATAATGTTGCTTTGGATGCATCATTATTGTGGTATATGTCAAAGCCCTGGGaaaacagtagatgctcaataaatgttaatccTGTGTACTTCCCTGTGGTCAGACCTGagtctaccacttactagctgctGTCCTTGAGTGCATTCGTCGCCCTCTCTGGGCTTGTTTCCCTGTCTGTGGAACCGGGTAGCATCATACTTTCCAGGAGAGGCTCAGAGAATTAAATGATGCAAGGTGTTTATCGGCAGCATGGTCCCTGGCACATAATCAATGCACAATAAACGTGTGATGTAGCTCCGCTCCCACCTCCACTTGGATCTCCACCTGCATTTGGcatcaaaaaatgaaatttctaatCCAGTTCCAT is a genomic window containing:
- the KCNS1 gene encoding delayed-rectifier potassium channel regulatory subunit KCNS1, translating into MLMLLVRGTHYENLRSKVVLPTPLGGRSTETFVSEFPGPDTGIRWRRSDEALRVNVGGVRRQLSARALARFPGTRLGRLQAAASEEQARRLCDDYDEAAREFYFDRHPGFFLSLLHFYRTGHLHVLDELCVFAFGQEADYWGLGENALAACCRARYLERRLTQPHAWDEDSDTPSSVDPCPDEISDVQRELARYGAARCGRLRRRLWLTMENPGYSLPSKLFSCVSISVVLASIAAMCIHSLPEYQAREAAAAVAAVAAGRSPEGVRDDPVLRRLEYFCIAWFSFEVSSRLLLAPSTRNFFCHPLNLIDIVSVLPFYLTLLAGVALGDQGGKEFGHLGKVVQVFRLMRIFRVLKLARHSTGLRSLGATLKHSYREVGILLLYLAVGVSVFSGVAYTAEKEEDVGFNTIPACWWWGTVSMTTVGYGDVVPVTVAGKLAASGCILGGILVVALPITIIFNKFSHFYRRQKALEAAVRNSNHQEFEDLLSSIDGVSEASLETSRETSQEGQSADLESQAPSEPPHPQMY